A window from Sinanaerobacter sp. ZZT-01 encodes these proteins:
- the rimP gene encoding ribosome maturation factor RimP, whose translation MAKKKITELIASELQPFLEENNYELFNVEFLKEGRDWFLRIFIEKCINDQYENIGTDDCEKVSRFLSERLDKLDPIEQNYYLEVSSPGIDRPLINKKDFERFKGSLVDVSLYEAIDGQKLITAKLVQLLEDKLILLDEQEHQIELPLDKIAKTKLSVVF comes from the coding sequence ATGGCCAAAAAGAAGATCACAGAGCTGATTGCTTCTGAACTGCAACCTTTTCTTGAAGAAAATAACTATGAACTTTTCAATGTGGAATTTTTAAAAGAAGGAAGAGACTGGTTCCTTCGTATTTTCATAGAAAAGTGTATCAACGATCAATATGAAAACATTGGTACGGATGATTGTGAGAAGGTGAGCCGATTTTTAAGTGAGCGTTTGGATAAACTGGATCCAATTGAACAAAATTATTATTTAGAGGTCTCTTCACCCGGCATAGATCGCCCTCTTATAAATAAAAAAGATTTTGAACGTTTTAAAGGTTCATTGGTTGATGTGAGCTTATATGAAGCAATTGATGGGCAAAAGCTTATTACTGCAAAATTGGTTCAACTGCTGGAAGATAAGCTTATTTTATTAGATGAACAGGAGCATCAAATAGAATTACCGTTAGATAAAATAGCAAAAACAAAACTATCAGTAGTTTTTTAA